A genomic stretch from Thermomonospora umbrina includes:
- a CDS encoding MFS transporter: MTVRTKGPLALLAATLSSSLIGLDGMMTPLALPAITQDLDAGPAMQQWVPAAFLLPLAGLLLVGGALGDVYDRWRVFGIGAAGFCAAALVCALAPTPGLLIAGRLVQGAGAALMVPGALAVITTSFDGAARSRAIARWSAWSGLSVIAGPLLAGALLEIGSWRYVYGALALLAALVVALIAYAAPARAGRVDATVDRGAVLAVPAVAGPVFALIQGPSLGWADPLILTAAAAGLASAAVFLWWEARAPRPLLPLELFRIRTFTVLNAVTFLLYGGLVCSGFYTVLFLRQTAGYGPTAAGLTAAVPLVVVLLLSGRAGALADRLGHRRLIAGGSLVSGAGQLLMLRAGAEPRFLAEVLPAMLVHGAGLALLVAPLTAGVLGAAGPEHAGAASGINNAVARTGSLLGIAVVGLIISAQSTASLERASAPPAVVEQARDHPLAIVPPENLPPPEMPHARRALQAAASDAFHAGTAVLGALGIAAGLLAAIGTGRRRPADAVPLASPFAAEYAGCSALSGRQSPDDKERVSRSAEERADSPR, from the coding sequence ATGACCGTGCGGACCAAGGGGCCGCTCGCTCTGCTCGCCGCCACCCTGTCCTCCTCGCTGATCGGCCTGGACGGGATGATGACGCCCCTCGCCCTCCCCGCGATCACCCAGGACCTGGACGCCGGACCGGCGATGCAGCAGTGGGTGCCCGCCGCGTTCCTCCTTCCGTTGGCCGGGCTGCTCCTGGTGGGCGGGGCGCTGGGCGATGTGTACGACCGATGGCGGGTCTTCGGGATCGGCGCCGCCGGATTCTGCGCCGCGGCCCTGGTGTGCGCCCTGGCACCCACCCCCGGTCTGCTGATCGCCGGCCGCCTCGTGCAGGGGGCCGGGGCCGCGTTGATGGTGCCGGGCGCCCTGGCGGTCATCACCACGTCCTTCGACGGCGCGGCGCGGTCCCGGGCGATCGCCCGGTGGAGCGCATGGAGCGGTCTGTCGGTGATCGCCGGGCCGCTCCTGGCGGGCGCGCTGCTGGAGATCGGCTCGTGGCGGTACGTCTACGGCGCCCTCGCCCTGCTCGCCGCGCTCGTTGTCGCGCTGATCGCGTACGCGGCGCCCGCGCGTGCAGGACGGGTGGACGCGACCGTGGACCGTGGTGCGGTGCTCGCGGTGCCCGCCGTCGCAGGCCCGGTGTTCGCCCTCATCCAAGGCCCGTCATTGGGCTGGGCCGACCCGTTGATCCTCACCGCGGCGGCGGCCGGTCTCGCATCGGCGGCGGTGTTCCTCTGGTGGGAGGCTCGCGCGCCCCGGCCCCTGCTCCCGCTGGAGCTGTTCCGCATCCGGACGTTCACGGTGCTGAACGCCGTCACGTTCCTGCTGTACGGCGGACTGGTCTGCTCCGGCTTCTACACCGTGCTGTTCCTGCGGCAGACCGCCGGGTACGGCCCGACGGCGGCCGGTCTGACCGCCGCCGTGCCGCTCGTGGTGGTCCTCCTGCTGTCCGGCCGCGCCGGAGCACTGGCGGACCGGCTCGGGCACCGGCGGCTGATCGCGGGCGGCTCCCTCGTTTCCGGCGCCGGGCAGTTGCTCATGCTGCGGGCGGGCGCCGAGCCCCGCTTCCTCGCCGAAGTCCTGCCCGCCATGCTGGTGCACGGCGCCGGGCTCGCCCTGCTCGTGGCGCCGCTGACCGCCGGAGTGCTCGGCGCGGCCGGCCCCGAGCACGCGGGCGCCGCCTCAGGCATCAACAACGCGGTGGCGCGGACCGGCAGCCTCCTGGGCATCGCCGTGGTGGGACTCATCATCTCCGCTCAGTCGACCGCGTCCTTGGAACGGGCGTCGGCCCCACCGGCGGTGGTCGAACAGGCCAGAGACCATCCGCTCGCCATCGTCCCACCCGAGAACCTGCCTCCCCCGGAGATGCCCCACGCGCGCAGGGCACTCCAAGCCGCCGCGAGCGACGCGTTCCACGCCGGCACCGCGGTCCTCGGCGCCCTGGGCATCGCCGCCGGCCTCCTGGCCGCCATCGGCACCGGCCGACGCCGCCCAGCCGATGCCGTGCCTCTGGCATCACCTTTCGCCGCTGAATACGCGGGGTGCTCGGCGCTATCTGGCCGGCAAAGCCCGGACGACAAGGAGCGGGTATCCCGTAGCGCGGAGGAGAGGGCGGACAGCCCTCGCTGA
- a CDS encoding MFS transporter — MDERHDEPATRAGARQWLGLAVLLLPTMLLTADLGVLWLATPDLTADLRPSGTELLWITDVYGFMTAGFLVVMGTLGDRVGRRRLLLVGAALYLLVEILMLTAAAVRSPALLIGSRALLGVAGAAILPSTLSLISAMFTDPRQRTRAISLWSTALALGVGLGPVFGGLVLSALWWGWVFLLGAPVMVVVLAAGRSVLPEFRDVSAGRLDMPSVPLFLLAVLPVVYAVKRIAEHGWQTPVAAAGVAGVVFGWLFVRRQRRLAAPLLDLRLFADRTFSAALAILFLGMMALNSVEYLVPPFLQMVGGLSPMAGGLWLLPSAAAFLLGSQLTPPLVRRVGPARVLVVGALVSLVGYVLAAQAAGPVAAAAAITVIMFGVGPISVLGTELAVTAAPAEKAGSAAAAGQTAYDLGLAMGIAITGSVATAVYRDRVASRIPAGTPAGAERAAHDTLGGAISAAENLPAPLAHRLTDAARDAFVSGFHVAATVAAALAVGVIVVALTALRRPSTVAVGDPRPEGSDRAETVPAVR, encoded by the coding sequence GTGGACGAACGACATGACGAGCCTGCGACCAGGGCCGGTGCGCGGCAGTGGCTGGGACTCGCGGTGCTGCTGCTGCCGACCATGCTGCTCACCGCCGACCTCGGGGTGCTGTGGCTGGCGACGCCGGACCTCACCGCCGACCTGCGGCCGAGCGGAACCGAACTTCTCTGGATCACCGACGTGTACGGGTTCATGACCGCCGGATTCCTGGTGGTCATGGGCACCCTGGGCGACCGGGTCGGACGCCGCCGGCTGCTGCTCGTCGGAGCCGCGCTCTACCTGCTGGTGGAGATCCTCATGCTGACGGCCGCGGCGGTGCGCAGCCCGGCGCTGCTCATCGGTTCCCGCGCCCTGCTCGGCGTCGCCGGGGCGGCGATCCTGCCCTCCACGCTGTCGTTGATCAGCGCCATGTTCACCGACCCGCGGCAGCGGACCCGGGCGATCTCGCTGTGGTCCACCGCGCTGGCGCTCGGCGTCGGGCTGGGGCCGGTCTTCGGCGGGCTTGTGCTGTCGGCGCTGTGGTGGGGGTGGGTGTTCCTGCTGGGTGCCCCGGTCATGGTCGTGGTGCTCGCCGCGGGGCGGTCGGTGCTGCCCGAGTTCCGAGACGTCTCGGCCGGGCGGTTGGACATGCCGAGCGTGCCGCTGTTCCTGCTGGCGGTCCTGCCGGTCGTCTACGCCGTCAAGCGGATCGCCGAACACGGCTGGCAGACGCCCGTCGCCGCCGCCGGCGTCGCCGGAGTCGTGTTCGGGTGGCTGTTCGTCCGGAGGCAGCGGCGGCTCGCGGCCCCGCTGCTGGATCTGCGGCTGTTCGCCGACCGCACCTTCTCCGCCGCGCTGGCGATCCTGTTCCTGGGCATGATGGCGCTCAACAGCGTCGAATACCTGGTCCCGCCCTTCCTGCAGATGGTCGGCGGGCTGTCGCCGATGGCGGGTGGACTCTGGCTGCTGCCTTCGGCCGCCGCCTTCCTGCTCGGCTCCCAGCTCACCCCGCCACTGGTCCGGCGCGTCGGGCCCGCCCGCGTCCTGGTGGTCGGGGCGCTGGTCTCCCTGGTCGGCTACGTCCTGGCGGCGCAGGCGGCGGGCCCGGTCGCCGCCGCCGCGGCGATCACGGTCATCATGTTCGGCGTCGGCCCGATCAGCGTGCTCGGCACGGAGCTGGCGGTCACCGCCGCGCCCGCCGAGAAGGCGGGTTCGGCCGCGGCGGCGGGGCAGACGGCGTACGACCTGGGCCTGGCGATGGGCATCGCGATCACCGGCAGCGTCGCCACGGCCGTCTACCGGGACCGGGTCGCCTCCCGCATCCCGGCCGGAACACCGGCCGGGGCCGAGAGGGCCGCTCACGACACCCTCGGCGGCGCGATCTCGGCGGCCGAGAACCTTCCCGCACCGCTCGCCCACCGGCTGACCGATGCGGCGCGGGACGCGTTCGTCTCCGGCTTCCACGTCGCCGCGACGGTCGCCGCCGCGTTGGCGGTGGGCGTCATCGTCGTCGCCCTGACGGCGCTGCGGCGGCCGAGCACGGTCGCCGTAGGAGATCCCCGTCCCGAAGGCTCGGATCGCGCCGAAACGGTTCCAGCCGTTCGATGA
- a CDS encoding helix-turn-helix domain-containing protein, whose amino-acid sequence MLHGVSPHLTRMLLEAGRRSGVHRSQLGRIPGLTVVGEEHVRIPTATLLRVWETISEAMAEAGGGARGVPAMLLGVAGWGAGRRFVPVRVRLPHRAPPRHDPLTEVYGVRRIEFEAGPPAVTFSEADADAPFPRADPALAAILDEHARITVATARPVLDWLGRFHLALEDAVGAGPPELADVARRLAMGPRTLQRRLSDEGTSWRDELERFRRQRVEHLLRETSMTLEAISARSGYSHPRALRRAVHRWHGCGPAALRTSLRAGGT is encoded by the coding sequence ATGTTGCACGGCGTCTCGCCGCATCTCACGCGGATGCTGCTCGAGGCGGGTCGGCGGTCGGGTGTGCACCGGTCACAGCTCGGCCGCATCCCCGGCCTGACCGTGGTGGGCGAGGAGCACGTCCGGATCCCCACGGCGACCCTGCTGCGCGTGTGGGAGACGATCTCCGAGGCGATGGCGGAGGCGGGCGGTGGGGCGCGGGGCGTGCCGGCGATGCTGCTCGGCGTGGCCGGCTGGGGCGCCGGACGCCGGTTCGTACCGGTGCGGGTGCGGCTGCCCCACCGCGCGCCGCCCCGGCACGACCCGCTGACCGAGGTGTACGGCGTCCGGCGGATCGAATTCGAGGCGGGTCCGCCGGCGGTGACGTTCTCGGAGGCCGACGCCGACGCGCCGTTCCCGAGGGCGGACCCGGCCCTGGCGGCGATCCTGGACGAGCACGCGCGGATCACGGTCGCCACCGCCCGTCCGGTCCTGGACTGGCTCGGCCGGTTCCACCTCGCGCTGGAGGACGCGGTCGGAGCGGGACCGCCCGAACTGGCCGACGTGGCGCGACGGCTGGCGATGGGGCCGCGAACGCTGCAACGCCGCCTGAGCGACGAGGGCACGAGCTGGCGGGACGAACTGGAACGGTTCCGGCGGCAGCGGGTGGAGCACCTGTTGCGGGAGACGTCGATGACCCTGGAGGCGATCTCCGCGCGGTCCGGATACTCCCACCCGCGCGCGCTGCGCCGGGCCGTCCACCGATGGCACGGCTGCGGGCCGGCCGCACTCCGGACGTCGTTGCGAGCCGGCGGAACCTGA
- a CDS encoding SDR family oxidoreductase — translation MSSTILVTGGTGLLGAQVVPLLRRAGHTVRVLSRHDREPGDGVRYVAVDLMTGEGLDAALEGVPTVLHLAGGPKGDDVSTRNLVQAAQRAGTVEHLVLISVVGADAVPIGYFARKAAAEQIVATSDIPYTILRAAQFHELTLKTVRAMAKAPVRLAPGGVRWQPVASGDVAARLAELTLGAPAGRVPDLVGPRVYTLEELQRGYLAAVGKRRMRLPIRVPGKIGKAYRSGANLSLDTPTGSHTWEDFLTAQTVGS, via the coding sequence ATGTCCTCCACCATCCTGGTCACCGGCGGCACGGGGCTCTTGGGCGCGCAGGTGGTGCCGCTCCTGCGGCGGGCCGGGCACACGGTCCGGGTACTGAGCCGCCATGACCGGGAACCCGGCGACGGCGTACGGTACGTGGCGGTCGACCTGATGACCGGCGAGGGCCTGGACGCGGCGCTCGAGGGTGTACCGACCGTGCTGCACCTGGCCGGAGGCCCCAAGGGCGATGACGTCAGCACCCGCAATCTGGTCCAGGCCGCCCAACGCGCCGGCACCGTGGAACACCTGGTGCTGATCTCGGTCGTCGGTGCCGACGCGGTGCCGATCGGCTACTTCGCTCGCAAGGCCGCGGCAGAGCAGATCGTGGCCACCTCCGACATCCCGTACACGATCCTGCGCGCCGCGCAGTTCCACGAGCTGACGCTGAAGACCGTACGGGCGATGGCCAAGGCGCCGGTCCGGCTCGCACCCGGCGGGGTCCGCTGGCAACCGGTCGCCTCCGGCGACGTGGCGGCCCGGCTGGCCGAGCTGACCCTGGGTGCTCCGGCGGGGCGCGTCCCCGACCTGGTCGGACCGCGCGTCTACACCCTGGAGGAGCTCCAGCGCGGCTACCTGGCCGCGGTGGGCAAGCGCCGGATGCGCCTCCCGATCCGCGTCCCCGGCAAGATCGGCAAGGCCTACCGTTCAGGAGCCAACCTCAGCCTGGACACCCCCACCGGCAGCCACACCTGGGAGGACTTCCTGACCGCCCAGACGGTCGGCTCCTAG
- a CDS encoding sigma-70 family RNA polymerase sigma factor, with protein sequence MFEDSSELDCFEAERPRLRALAYRMLGSAAEADDAVQEAWLRYDRTDLAPVRNQAAWLTKVVTRVCLNLLRARQTRREESLESFTSDWLGAADDDRVPQEEAELADSIGLALLVVLDRLSPAERVAFVLHDMFDVGFGDIAHMMERNPAAVRQLASRARAKVRGGAGTKTADASRRHQAVEAYLTATRTGDFEALLTLLDPQVELRADPEVTGAAGPLTLQGALVVAKSALAAGLRARHTVPALVDGGPALVMAPLGRLSLVILFTFTGSTITAIDITAAPSRLRAFDITLD encoded by the coding sequence GTGTTCGAAGATTCTTCGGAGTTGGACTGCTTCGAGGCCGAGCGTCCCCGGCTGCGGGCGCTGGCCTACCGGATGCTCGGCTCCGCCGCCGAGGCCGACGACGCGGTCCAAGAGGCCTGGCTCCGGTACGACCGCACCGACCTGGCGCCGGTGCGAAACCAGGCGGCCTGGCTGACCAAGGTGGTCACCCGGGTCTGCCTCAACCTGCTGAGGGCCCGGCAGACCCGGCGCGAGGAGTCGCTCGAGAGCTTCACCTCCGACTGGCTCGGCGCGGCCGACGACGACCGCGTCCCGCAGGAGGAGGCCGAGTTGGCCGACTCGATCGGGCTGGCGCTCCTGGTTGTCCTTGACCGGCTGAGCCCGGCGGAGCGGGTCGCGTTCGTCCTGCACGACATGTTCGACGTGGGCTTCGGCGACATCGCGCACATGATGGAGCGCAACCCCGCCGCGGTCCGGCAACTGGCGAGCCGGGCCCGCGCCAAGGTCCGGGGCGGTGCCGGAACGAAGACCGCGGACGCGTCCCGCCGTCATCAAGCGGTCGAGGCGTACTTGACGGCGACCCGGACCGGAGACTTCGAGGCGCTGCTCACGCTGCTCGACCCCCAGGTCGAGTTGCGCGCCGATCCAGAGGTCACCGGCGCCGCCGGACCTCTCACCCTCCAAGGCGCCCTGGTCGTGGCCAAGAGCGCCCTCGCCGCCGGCCTCCGCGCTCGCCACACCGTCCCGGCCCTGGTGGACGGCGGCCCGGCGCTGGTCATGGCCCCGCTCGGCCGGCTCTCCTTGGTCATCCTGTTCACCTTCACCGGCTCCACGATCACCGCCATCGACATCACCGCAGCCCCGAGCCGCCTCCGCGCCTTCGACATCACCCTGGACTGA
- a CDS encoding helix-turn-helix transcriptional regulator, whose product MEPVGIPDFWGHAVDRPKIPIMGNVMAAYARARDEIVRLVHRGSPVPDFSRAVGEALGRAVPAEGTCLMTTDPATMLPTAEFVENGLPADELLRLVEIEVREPDFNTWARLAHADRPAGSLSEATAGDLDRSPRQREIRRPGGFSDELRVVLAGSTGTWGQLTVFREAGRPYFSSAEVEFAASIAGLIADGLRRSMLLGDAQAGDDDVGLLVLDADDGVRMSNRAAERLLDELGTSDRAGARLPLVISSVARQARSLSGSAPRTAPAPARARARTQAGRWLIVRGSLLNDGPEPQVAVMLEATRPAEMAPLMVDAYGFTDSERRVTELVAQGLSTKQIAARLHVSSYTVQDHLKSIFAKSGTGSRGDLIARLFLDHHAVSLTSRTAPPLKTL is encoded by the coding sequence GTGGAGCCGGTAGGTATCCCAGATTTCTGGGGTCACGCCGTCGATCGCCCTAAAATCCCGATCATGGGCAACGTGATGGCGGCGTACGCGCGCGCCCGCGACGAGATCGTCAGGCTGGTTCACCGAGGGTCGCCCGTGCCGGATTTCTCGCGGGCCGTCGGCGAGGCCTTGGGCCGGGCCGTGCCCGCCGAGGGCACCTGCCTGATGACGACCGACCCGGCGACGATGCTCCCGACCGCGGAGTTCGTGGAGAACGGCCTGCCCGCGGACGAGCTGCTCCGGCTCGTGGAGATCGAGGTGCGTGAGCCGGACTTCAACACGTGGGCACGGCTCGCCCATGCCGACCGCCCGGCCGGCAGCCTGAGCGAGGCCACCGCCGGTGATCTCGACCGAAGTCCGCGTCAGCGCGAGATCCGCCGCCCCGGCGGATTCTCCGACGAGTTGCGGGTGGTGCTCGCCGGCAGCACGGGGACCTGGGGGCAGTTGACCGTGTTCCGGGAGGCGGGGCGCCCGTACTTCTCCTCGGCGGAGGTCGAGTTCGCAGCGTCGATCGCCGGACTGATCGCCGATGGCCTGCGGCGATCAATGCTGCTCGGCGACGCCCAGGCCGGTGATGACGACGTCGGTCTGCTGGTCCTCGACGCCGATGACGGCGTGCGCATGTCCAACAGGGCGGCGGAACGCCTGCTGGACGAGCTGGGCACCAGTGACCGAGCGGGCGCTCGGCTGCCGCTGGTGATCTCCTCGGTCGCCCGTCAGGCCCGTTCCCTGTCCGGCTCGGCACCGAGGACGGCACCTGCGCCGGCCAGGGCCCGAGCACGCACCCAGGCCGGCCGGTGGCTGATCGTCCGAGGTTCGCTGCTGAACGACGGTCCGGAACCGCAGGTCGCGGTGATGCTGGAGGCCACTCGCCCCGCCGAGATGGCACCCCTGATGGTCGACGCCTACGGCTTCACCGACAGCGAGCGCCGGGTCACCGAACTGGTGGCTCAGGGCCTGTCGACCAAGCAGATCGCCGCCCGGCTGCACGTGTCGTCGTACACCGTGCAGGACCACCTGAAATCGATCTTCGCCAAGTCCGGCACCGGTTCACGCGGCGACCTGATCGCCCGACTGTTCCTCGATCATCACGCCGTCTCCTTGACGTCGAGAACCGCGCCACCCCTGAAGACCCTCTGA
- a CDS encoding polysaccharide deacetylase family protein, with protein MENELFDYSPIVGREPIRWPGDARVAFYVGLNVEHFLVDRPSTSLNEATAALTPDPLNYGWRDYGPRVGVWRLMEIFDRHGIRPSVLLNSDVAGRYPQIIEAGRERDWAWLAHGRNNSTLQTGMSADEERAFLTEVVDTIENATGHRPRGWLGPALTETFQTPALLAELGVDYLLDWTNDDQPYRLNIPGMLSVPYSLELNDLCLFTMNGFTGPEFLQAVTDQFDQLYADSVDSGRVMALALHPFVTGQPFRARYPDRALEYIAGHPGVWLTTSDEIARHYAASSA; from the coding sequence ATGGAGAACGAACTCTTCGACTACAGCCCGATCGTCGGACGAGAGCCGATCCGATGGCCCGGCGACGCCCGCGTCGCGTTCTACGTGGGATTGAACGTCGAGCATTTCCTCGTCGACCGTCCCTCCACGAGCCTCAACGAGGCGACGGCGGCCCTGACACCCGATCCGTTGAACTACGGATGGCGCGACTATGGGCCCCGCGTGGGCGTCTGGCGGCTGATGGAGATCTTCGACCGTCACGGGATCAGGCCCAGCGTCCTGCTCAACTCCGACGTCGCCGGCCGTTACCCGCAGATCATCGAGGCGGGACGGGAACGCGACTGGGCCTGGCTCGCGCACGGCAGGAACAACTCCACCCTGCAGACCGGCATGTCCGCCGATGAGGAACGCGCCTTCCTGACCGAGGTCGTCGACACCATCGAGAACGCCACCGGCCACCGTCCCCGGGGCTGGCTCGGGCCGGCGCTCACCGAGACGTTCCAGACGCCGGCGCTTCTGGCCGAACTCGGCGTGGACTACCTGCTGGACTGGACCAACGACGACCAGCCGTACCGGCTGAACATTCCCGGAATGCTGAGCGTGCCGTACTCCCTCGAACTGAACGACCTGTGCCTGTTCACCATGAACGGTTTCACCGGGCCCGAGTTCCTCCAGGCCGTCACCGACCAGTTCGATCAGCTCTACGCCGACTCGGTCGACAGCGGGCGGGTCATGGCCCTGGCCCTCCACCCGTTCGTCACCGGCCAGCCGTTCCGGGCCCGATATCCGGACCGGGCCCTGGAGTACATCGCCGGCCACCCCGGCGTATGGCTGACCACCAGCGACGAGATCGCCCGGCACTACGCCGCTTCGTCGGCATGA
- a CDS encoding dihydrofolate reductase family protein, whose amino-acid sequence MTMSLDGYVTGPQDDKATPMGIGGFRLFNWLDRRGEPGPSGQVYAEVLATRAVIAGRRTYEHADRWQGDHHHGVPVFVLTHDVPNDPPPGSVRYVTDVRECASQARAAARDGDVMVHGAGAAQALLRAGQLDELELHVVPVLLGQGRRLFDNLPAEHIDLEPVRLLTTPRSEESAHHVTHLRYRIRRP is encoded by the coding sequence ATGACCATGTCCCTGGACGGTTACGTCACCGGGCCGCAGGACGACAAGGCGACGCCGATGGGCATCGGCGGGTTCCGCCTTTTCAACTGGCTCGACCGGCGGGGCGAGCCGGGACCCAGCGGACAGGTGTACGCCGAGGTGCTGGCCACCCGCGCCGTCATCGCCGGCCGCCGCACCTATGAACACGCCGACCGCTGGCAGGGCGACCATCACCACGGCGTACCCGTCTTCGTCCTGACCCACGACGTCCCGAACGACCCCCCGCCGGGCAGCGTTCGCTACGTCACCGACGTACGCGAGTGCGCCTCACAGGCCCGCGCGGCGGCCCGGGACGGCGATGTGATGGTGCACGGTGCCGGGGCGGCGCAGGCCCTGTTGCGGGCCGGCCAGCTCGACGAACTGGAACTGCACGTCGTACCGGTCCTGCTCGGACAGGGGCGACGCCTGTTCGACAACCTGCCGGCCGAGCACATCGATCTCGAACCGGTCCGCCTGTTGACCACTCCGCGGAGCGAGGAATCCGCGCATCACGTCACACACCTGCGCTACCGCATCCGCCGCCCCTGA
- a CDS encoding dihydrofolate reductase family protein: MRRTVLYMSMSVDGFIAGPNVTAGNGLGDRGHRLHEWFLPDADPERRTDTGHLAGVNRDVMDEAMATGAVVVGRRTFELADGWGGDHHDGVPIFVLSRHRPDPELQWPGVTYVSDVTTAMNMAKAAAGDRNVLVHGARTARLALAAGVLDELQIHLIPVLLGQGERLFEGMPPDHIELEPLRAVEGPGVVHLRYRVRTAG, translated from the coding sequence ATGAGGAGGACCGTTCTGTACATGTCGATGTCGGTGGACGGGTTCATCGCCGGGCCGAACGTGACGGCGGGCAACGGGCTCGGTGACCGAGGGCATCGGCTGCATGAGTGGTTTCTGCCGGACGCCGACCCCGAGCGCAGGACGGACACCGGCCACCTGGCGGGTGTGAACCGTGACGTCATGGACGAAGCCATGGCCACCGGGGCGGTCGTCGTCGGCCGACGGACGTTCGAGCTCGCCGACGGCTGGGGCGGGGACCACCACGATGGCGTGCCGATCTTCGTCCTGAGCCGCCATCGGCCCGATCCCGAGCTGCAATGGCCCGGGGTGACCTACGTGAGCGACGTAACGACCGCGATGAACATGGCCAAGGCCGCGGCCGGCGACAGGAACGTACTGGTCCACGGAGCCCGCACCGCTCGGCTGGCACTCGCCGCCGGCGTCCTGGACGAACTGCAGATTCACCTGATCCCGGTCCTCCTGGGACAGGGTGAACGGCTCTTCGAGGGCATGCCGCCCGACCACATCGAACTCGAACCGCTCCGTGCCGTGGAGGGGCCGGGTGTGGTGCACCTGCGCTACCGCGTGAGGACGGCGGGCTGA
- a CDS encoding DinB family protein — protein MAGTTRRRRDTPPPRTGGNETETLRGFLDYLRASIAAKVDGAPEPQVRTAAVPSGTNLLGLLNHLTFVERSTFLGDEVTDWQATFQAAPEDGVADVVARYRETVDRANELLDGCTDLGAPIPRPRPGRPAPSIRWALTHMIEETGRHAGHADILRELIDGTTGR, from the coding sequence ATGGCCGGCACCACACGCCGCCGCCGCGACACCCCGCCGCCCCGGACCGGCGGGAACGAGACCGAGACCCTGCGCGGCTTCCTCGACTACCTCCGGGCCTCGATCGCCGCGAAGGTCGACGGAGCACCCGAACCGCAGGTGCGAACGGCCGCGGTCCCGTCGGGCACGAACCTGCTCGGCCTGCTCAACCATCTGACCTTCGTCGAACGCTCCACGTTCCTCGGGGACGAGGTCACCGACTGGCAGGCGACGTTCCAGGCCGCACCGGAGGACGGCGTCGCCGACGTCGTCGCCCGCTACCGAGAGACGGTCGACCGCGCGAACGAGCTGCTCGACGGGTGCACCGACCTCGGCGCCCCGATCCCGCGACCGCGACCGGGACGCCCCGCACCGAGCATCCGCTGGGCGCTCACCCACATGATCGAGGAGACCGGCCGCCACGCCGGCCACGCGGACATCCTCCGCGAACTCATCGACGGCACGACAGGGCGCTGA
- a CDS encoding SAM-dependent methyltransferase, whose protein sequence is MNTTDAVTFWDGVHASRSAAVDPRPNARLTETVTSLPPGRALDLGCGAGGDALWLAGRGWHVTAADISAVAVERLAALARSHGLGDRVVAVRHDLRAAFPEGGFDLISAHYLHTPFDLDRATVLRSAAHALRPGGRLLVVDHGSTAPWSWNQDPDVRYPSPHEVAAGMDLDAATWTVERADAPRRIATGPDGRTAEVIDHVLLVRRTA, encoded by the coding sequence ATGAACACCACCGATGCGGTCACGTTCTGGGACGGCGTCCACGCGTCCCGGTCGGCGGCCGTCGACCCGCGGCCGAACGCCCGCCTCACCGAGACGGTGACGAGCCTGCCGCCCGGCCGCGCGTTGGACCTCGGCTGCGGCGCCGGCGGCGACGCGCTGTGGCTCGCCGGCCGGGGCTGGCACGTCACCGCCGCCGACATCTCCGCCGTGGCGGTCGAACGGCTCGCCGCCCTCGCCCGCTCACACGGCCTGGGCGATCGCGTCGTCGCCGTGCGGCACGACCTGCGCGCGGCCTTTCCCGAGGGTGGATTCGACCTGATCAGCGCCCACTATCTGCACACCCCGTTCGACCTGGACAGGGCAACCGTCCTGCGCTCCGCCGCCCACGCACTGCGCCCGGGCGGGCGGCTGCTGGTCGTCGACCACGGCTCGACCGCACCGTGGTCGTGGAACCAGGACCCCGACGTCCGGTACCCGAGCCCGCACGAGGTCGCCGCGGGTATGGACCTGGACGCGGCGACCTGGACGGTCGAGCGGGCCGACGCACCCCGCCGGATCGCGACCGGCCCCGACGGGCGCACCGCCGAGGTCATCGACCACGTCCTCCTCGTCCGCCGCACCGCCTGA
- a CDS encoding VOC family protein: MTLDCGDPQTLAGFYGALTGMRELFSTGEFVALTDGSGCDLGFQRVDGYRAPQWPGQDVPQQFHLDFRADDLDAVEELALKLGAVKPDHQPGDGRWRVLLDPAGHPFCLTSS; this comes from the coding sequence GTGACACTGGACTGTGGCGACCCGCAGACGCTGGCGGGCTTCTACGGTGCATTGACCGGGATGCGCGAGCTCTTCAGTACGGGGGAGTTCGTCGCTCTGACGGACGGCTCCGGCTGTGATCTGGGATTCCAGCGGGTTGACGGATACCGGGCTCCGCAGTGGCCGGGTCAGGACGTGCCACAGCAGTTCCACCTGGATTTCCGCGCTGACGACCTCGATGCGGTGGAAGAGCTGGCGCTGAAACTCGGCGCGGTCAAACCGGACCATCAGCCCGGCGACGGACGCTGGCGGGTACTCCTGGATCCGGCCGGCCACCCCTTCTGCCTGACGTCTTCCTGA